A region from the Salvia splendens isolate huo1 chromosome 15, SspV2, whole genome shotgun sequence genome encodes:
- the LOC121766696 gene encoding translation initiation factor IF-2-like — protein sequence MQGGDGNSPGYGDSGYGNFPNQTWSPHSPQFRVQPSQQRNLVRQPSGFGDYRPNMDAINNPSHQFQSSQFQYSPSPLSESDRFTWEQLMGTPETPTSGSVEMEAPTGGRRTGGGGGRGGGCGSGRRGGGGGGRRGGGGGGRGGREHGPTGGGRGGDREPATDGGRGSGDRRGEKYNDDESLTVARAWEAVTTNLVIGTDQTDICFWRRILTVYNSFKPEGSAGRDEGQIRKKFGRISRAVKRFRNIHERQL from the coding sequence atgcaaggtggagatggtaaTTCCCCGGGGTATGGAGACTCGGGATACGGCAACTTCCCCAATCAGACGTGGAGTCCGCACTCGCCCCAATTCCGGGTCCAGCCATCCCAGCAGAGGAACTTGGTTCGCCAACCATCGGGGTTCGGGGACTACCGACCGAATATGGACGCGATCAACAACCCGTCCCATCAattccaatcctcccaattccaatACTCTCCGTCTCCTCTGTCTGAATCTGATAGATTCACATGGGAACAGTTGATGGGTACACCGGAGACCCCGACATCCGGTAGTGTGGAGATGGAGGCCCCCACCGGGGGTCGCCGAACCGGCGGTGGTGGGGGGCGAGGCGGCGGCTGTGGGAGTGGGaggcgaggcggcggcggcggtggaaggcgaggcggtggcggtggggGGCGAGGCGGCAGAGAGCATGGGCCCACCGGCGGCGGGCGAGGCGGAGACAGAGAGCCGGCCACTGACGGTGGCCGAGGCAGTGGTGATCGGCGGGGCGAGAAGTACAACGACGACGAATCCCTCACTGTTGCGCGAGCTTGGGAGGCGGTCACGACGAATCTGGTCATCGGCACGGATCAGACCGACATTTGCTTCTGGAGGCGCATCCTGACGGTGTACAACAGCTTCAAACCAGAAGGCAGTGCCGGACGTGATGAAGGCCAGATCCGGAAGAAGTTCGGCCGGATCAGTAGAGCTGTGAAGAGGTTCAGGAACATTCACGAGAGACAACTCTAG
- the LOC121767917 gene encoding probable calcium-binding protein CML25, with product MGLRSLFKKKKEPEPDNDSLPIAMASRMEDELEKVFKKFDANGDGRICAEELGAIMSSLGHPASEEELRGMIREADGDGDGFIDLREFIELNNTNVDEVHETLCHAFQIFDADNNGTISADELHNVLRSIGEECSLDDCKRMISGVDIDGSGTIDFHEFKVMMTKGARFDHSKSE from the coding sequence ATGGGACTCAGATCTCTattcaagaagaagaaggagccGGAGCCTGACAACGACAGCCTCCCAATCGCAATGGCATCGAGAATGGAGGACGAGCTGGAGAAGGTGTTCAAGAAATTCGACGCGAACGGCGACGGGCGCATCTGCGCGGAGGAGCTGGGGGCGATCATGAGCAGCCTGGGGCACCCGGCGTCGGAGGAGGAGCTTCGGGGGATGATCCGCGAGgccgacggcgacggcgacggcttCATCGACCTCCGCGAGTTCATCGAGCTCAACAACACCAACGTCGACGAGGTGCACGAGACGCTCTGCCACGCCTTCCAGATCTTCGACGCCGACAACAACGGCACCATCTCCGCCGACGAGCTCCACAACGTCCTCCGCAGCATCGGCGAGGAGTGCTCGCTCGACGACTGCAAGAGGATGATCAGCGGCGTCGACATCGACGGCAGCGGCACCATTGATTTTCATGAGTTTAAGGTCATGATGACCAAGGGCGCCCGCTTTGACCATTCCAAATCGGAATGA